aattattattattattgttagcaatattaaaaataattaaaataagttcGTGTTAGGGAAATCCTCGAATCCGTCCCGTCACCGTcccattaatatttttgaaacaaaaatgaatatctgttttcacaagtCCGGAATCCACCAAACCCGAAAAAATAGGGATGAGAGTTATGTGGGATGGGATAAAATTCGATGATGGatataaaaatgacaaaaattcGACTCCCATTCTATTGTCATATCTACGGGTGATCACGGTGCGGTTttgcgatttttttaaaattaaaatcgaaTTACCATATGCGATcggttaatattttaaaaaaataatcgcGGTTTTACATATAGAATTAGTTTTACGGTTTTGAGCGGTTTCAGACGGTTGCGGTCGGTTGAcggttttttttaatgaaaataattaaaacatatattctattttttttaaaacaacaaCTATAATgtcttcaaatataaaatatagttcaaatcaaacaaaaattttgttatAAAAGAATAAATAATCTAATAAAAAGACTAATATGAAGAATAATGAAGATGAAGATAAGTTTTTTTTGTAAGAGTAATAATTTTGAAGAGATTTGAAATAGAATGAATGATGATTTCTTTAATTGAATATGTTGTTTACGAATTATTATAATCCTAAGCCAAATATTATGACAAACATTTCAGGCGGTACGGTTCTTGGCAAAAAAAATAACCGCATCGTATATATGCGATGCGGTTtgtgattattatttttaatcgcgatttttataaaatattaagaaAATAAAATGGTATAATACGATTCAGAcggttaataaaaaaatttgatcattCTTCCTCATCTCTATAAGTAGTTTTGGAGAAAGACCAAGTCCAAGAAATTAGGTAAGAATTTTATTCATACATGATAATGAAGTCAAATTTATTTTAGCAATTGAACTTTTCAACAATCCTTTTTAAACGTGATGATTTAGAATATTGTGGACTTGGGCTAGGTTTTTCGTGGAAAGAGTCGACTGACCCTTCGAGTCAGATTTGACCcaaaaaccaaaaaaataaaaatatgtcaaaaaataatttaaaattgaaacTAAAATCAAAAGAAGATTCTGTAAGAGATTTTGTATGATATGAACCAAAAAACGTAGTATATATTAGATATTAGATATTAATGTTGTCTCAAATATTATTACATATAATAtgaattaataaaataacaaataactaaaaataactCAGAGATAATTATacacaaatataaatatttgtgCGATACTCGTGACAAAATAGTCACTAGAAGAACATATCGAGTTTACAAAACCAACACTagtaattttataaaaaaaaaaaattatcttccCTTACAACTTAAGAAAtcaaataacattttaaaaacAACAATAACATAACCAAAAGAATACAAAAACTATGTGCCAAAAACTGgaacaagaaaaaaaaatattcaatcaaCACTTCAAAAGTATTGTTTTCAGATGTCTCCAACAACCACGACAACATAATTGTAAATAACTATATTAGTCAAACGACGACGGTCTAATACTTAATTCTTCTCAGCTTTGTGAATATTTATCTTTATCTCTCCGCTTTTGTGCGTAGCATATGATTCTCAAATTTATAGACATGTTTTTCCCTATAATTGTTTATTGATAGATACCTACAAATCATACTAAAATAGAGTTTATGACAGAGATAAACAATTTTAAATATATCAAATTACATATAGAGTTGATCCTTATAAACGTCTAGAAAGACAAAAGTTTTAATCAAATATTTAACAAAATCTTATCAATTAAAAAAAAGATAATTCAATGAATAAATTATATCTTGACAcacaagaatttttttttgctttcaTTATCAAATGAGGATTTAAGTCACTAATAATTTTTCCATCAATGTAGTTTTATCAACAAGTCATTTGGTATGTATTTCTTTTCCGAAAGTGTCACACTTCATTCATGTACAATTAATCCACTGGATAATATAAAGTCAGTTAATaatctattttaaaaaaaaaagagttaatAAACCAACAACTATGTTAACTATGGAACGAAGGATATATAGCTTTCAGATTTATTACTAATTAAGAAATATATCTAAAAatgtaatttgaaattttttatattcaTATATAGAAAAAAGTACTAGACGTTCTGTTAACATAACGTGACTTCAAGGGGAAGCTAGATTAGTAAGGTTGGTGTGCACTAATCCAGAGCTCTTGTATTTGAATTTTTCTGTCTCGGTTTTTTTAGTTGAGCATGCTACACGAAATTTGTCTACTTTAGTTACTTGATCACCGTGATTTGTAGACTAATGAGTTGGCTCGTAAATGTAGCGAatacacacaaaaaaaaaataacggtaatagaaaataaataaataagtaaCAAAAGAGCGACCAGAAATTAAAATGTACGGCTATTGCTCACATTTTAGAGTagggtcttatgtgagaccgtcccacggatcctaatctgtgagacgggccaaccataccgatattcacaataaaaagtaatttcttagcataaaaaataatattttttcatggataatcaaaataaaatatccgccTCACAAATACAACTCATAAAAccatctcatacaagtttttatcCACGTTTTATTGTCCTATAAACAAATTATTTGTCGTTTATGCTTTTAAATGTAGTAACGAATATCAACTTTTAGATGTTTGGTAAAAATCGAGACAGCAGCACGCATGCCTCTcagaagaaaaaagaaaaaaaagaagacaAACACATGTTTTAAAAGGGTGATATCCGATCCATTAACAATACCTTAGGTCAACAGGGTCGGTCGGTGGGTCGGCCAACCCATAATAATAAGTCCACATATTCCTCGTGCCTAAAATATAATCCacctttttatatataataataaagcCCTATTTTTGTAACACACCATTCATTGTCTGAaaacaattcaaatttcaatttaatttcTTTGAAGATTAGTCACCAATTTGTCTTCCGGAAGAAAAATGGGCTCGCCGGAATTATTGGACTCCGGGAAGAGGTCTAATTTCACTCAGACGTGTAGCTTGTTGAGCCAGTACTTGAAAGAGGGGGGTAATTTTGAAGACCTAGGTCTGGTGTTGTCCACGAGGTCAGAGCACAAAGGTACGGTATCGTTTCCTTTTTCTGTTGGGGCTCCTAGATTTGCTGTTGTATGTCTTAGATTTGTTTCTTTTTCGGCTAACAGGGATTCCAACTAGAACGATGGATTTGTTGCCCATGATCGAGAAATCAGATCAGAGTTCGGGTGCTGCAAAGCCTGATTCGTATCCCCTCAATGGCGGAAGGACAGAAATCATAAAGAAATCTCATGATCTCAGGTAAATTCTATATTACTATTCTACCCCAACCCCAACTCCTCTTGCGTTGGCCTAGGGAATTGTCATCTTACACAGCTTTGTTCGAATCGTAACAGTGGTATGAAATCCGGGGCTGATCAAAGTGCCCAGATGACCATATTCTACGCCGGTCAGGTGTTTGTGTTTGACGATTTGCCGGCGGACAAGGCGAACCGGATCATTATGTTAGCCAGAACCGCCGCCTTATCACCTCCGAACACAGCTCAGAGACCGGCGGAACCCGCCGCCAGCTTCCCCGAGTTTACTTCAGCTCGAGAACTATGCACTCCTCACCAGCTTCTTGGTTCTGGTATGCTCATTTCCCTCATCTCCGTTTCAATTTTTCCACAAAAGGTTGATGTTTAGTTGACCGATCAGTTTTACTTACGGCGTTGTAGATTTACCAATCAAGAGGAAAAATTCTTTGGCCAGATTCTTGGAGAGGAGGAAAGACAGGTGAATTGGTATTttccaataattatttaacttcaACTTATTTGTGTATTGGCTGTCGTTAATTTTGGGGTATGAAATTTACAGAATTGTTGCTACTGAACCGTACGGAGCAAGAAAACCGACTACTGTGCCATCTAAAAGAGAAGCATGGCTGGAATTGGCTCCTCAGTGTTCTTCACCAAACATTCAGCGCCGCCATTGAAATTTTTCGTCTTTCAATTTAGAAAATATTGtataatttttgtatttttttggaATGGGTAAGTTTTGTGATTGATGTTACCTgctcatttaattaattagttaattattgtaatttttATAGTGTCTCTTATTCATGTATAAAAACCGCATAACATTGTTTACTTTTTATCATAAGCTTTTctgttattaaaaaaaatcactcCAACAAAGTTTATAGATTCAAAAAATTTCCCTTAGTAAATAAATTTTTACGCAttcaattttaatataaaaattaattgaaCCTATATTTGATATCTTGAACAACGGATGGTGGAAAAGGTGTTGGGATATTTCTGCGATTTTCCACGATGATGCGACATCTTCGGCTAGTACAGCCCGCTCCCTAATGATGCCAACATAAAAACGCGTTTTTTAGTATATTTGAATGCATATGAAAAAATAAATGGAAAAAAAACGAAACCAAGCGAGTTGA
This Primulina eburnea isolate SZY01 chromosome 2, ASM2296580v1, whole genome shotgun sequence DNA region includes the following protein-coding sequences:
- the LOC140824429 gene encoding protein TIFY 10B-like; this encodes MGSPELLDSGKRSNFTQTCSLLSQYLKEGGNFEDLGLVLSTRSEHKGIPTRTMDLLPMIEKSDQSSGAAKPDSYPLNGGRTEIIKKSHDLSGMKSGADQSAQMTIFYAGQVFVFDDLPADKANRIIMLARTAALSPPNTAQRPAEPAASFPEFTSARELCTPHQLLGSDLPIKRKNSLARFLERRKDRIVATEPYGARKPTTVPSKREAWLELAPQCSSPNIQRRH